Proteins from a single region of Juglans microcarpa x Juglans regia isolate MS1-56 chromosome 5S, Jm3101_v1.0, whole genome shotgun sequence:
- the LOC121267122 gene encoding uncharacterized protein LOC121267122, with the protein MSHQEGLSSDPSLPVTVPSEESRPSDQEAENANNIERTRRFQFLDIYVPLYQAALKGDWHAAKAILEKYPDAIRNPITKANDTALHIATLAERASFVRELVKRMNPADLELTNRQENTAICFAAASGIVAIAEEMVNKNGKLPLIRGSNKMTPLYMAALQGRRDMVSYLYSVTDFEQLTSSERIDILVASISADFYDIALEILKKYPELATMKTSYHGMIALQELANKPFAIGSKNQLSVWERSLNYCKYFT; encoded by the exons ATGAGTCATCAAGAAGGATTGTCTTCCGATCCCTCACTTCCGGTTACAGTACCATCAGAGGAGTCGAGGCCAAGTGATCAGGAGGCCGAAAATGCCAACAATATTGAAA GGACAAGAAGATTTCAATTCCTTGACATATATGTTCCCCTCTATCAAGCCGCCCTTAAAGGCGATTGGCATGCTGCGAAGGCTATACTTGAGAAATATCCGGATGCCATTCGAAATCCCATAACAAAAGCGAATGACACAGCTCTTCACATTGCAACACTAGCAGAGCGCGCCAGTTTCGTAAGAGAGCTGGTAAAACGGATGAATCCGGCAGATTTAGAACTGACAAATAGACAAGAAAATACGGCCATTTGCTTCGCTGCTGCATCAGGAATTGTGGCAATTGCTGAGGAGATGGTGAATAAAAATGGTAAACTGCCACTGATTCGTGGTAGTAACAAAATGACACCACTTTACATGGCAGCTTTGCAAGGACGTAGAGACATGGTGTCTTATCTTTATTCTGTCACTGATTTTGAACAATTGACTTCTTCAGAACGCATTGATATCCTTGTTGCTTCTATTTCCGCCGATTTTTATG ATATAGCGTTGGAAATTCTGAAGAAGTATCCAGAATTAGCAACTATGAAGACTTCATATCATGGGATGATAGCATTGCAAGAGTTAGCCAATAAACCTTTTGCAATTGGTAGCAAGAATCAGCTATCAGTCTGGGAAAGATCCTTGAACTACTGTAAGTACTTCACCTAA
- the LOC121267515 gene encoding uncharacterized protein LOC121267515, giving the protein MMNKDENKKVADTPSGLFTKTHEKLRQAGEKWMKETANYSMLVATLIATVVFTAAFTVPGGNHQEIGTPIFLESNWFMAFFISDAIALLSSSTAILIFLSILTSRYAEEDFLQSLPTRLLLGLAALFISVAGMVVAFCATCFLVYNRKMASVPIVIIGLAGIPVTLFFILHYRLWADVFRSTYQSRFLFRPRQCKIFLEESY; this is encoded by the coding sequence atgatgaataaagaTGAAAACAAGAAAGTTGCAGATACACCTTCTGGATTGTTTACAAAGACACACGAAAAATTGCGACAAGCAGGTGAAAAGTGGATGAAGGAGACAGCAAACTATAGCATGCTTGTGGCGACATTGATTGCCACCGTAGTTTTCACTGCAGCCTTCACTGTACCGGGTGGAAACCACCAAGAAATAGGCACTCCTATTTTCTTAGAAAGCAATTGGTTTATGGCTTTCTTCATATCAGATGCAATTGCATTGCTGTCCTCATCAACTGCGATATTGATATTCTTGTCAATTCTCACGTCACGTTATGCAGAAGAGGATTTCCTTCAGTCATTACCTACGAGGTTGTTGCTTGGACTCGCAGCACTCTTCATCTCTGTTGCAGGCATGGTTGTAGCTTTCTGCGCAACTTGCTTTTTGGTCTATAACCGCAAAATGGCAAGTGTTCCAATTGTTATAATTGGGTTGGCCGGTATCCCAGttactttgttttttattttacactATCGACTTTGGGCTGATGTATTCCGCTCAACATATCAGTCTAGGTTTCTTTTTCGACCACGTCAATGTAAAATTTTCTTGGAAGAATCCTACTAG